TCGAGGTACCGATCGACCGCAGCAGCGAGTTGAGCCCGTTCGACGCGGCGGTCTCGGTGATGGGCACCGACTGCATGATCAGGATCGGCATGGCCGAGTAGGTGATCGCGGTACCGACGTTGACCACCATCGCGCCGAGGATGATCAGCGCGATCGACCCGTTGAACGAGAACCGGATGACGTACGCGGCCGCCAGGATGAGCGCGCCGGTGATGAGCGTGATGCGCGCGCCGAAACGAGTGGTGATCTTCGCCGACAGCGGTGAGAAGACGACCATCGACAGCCCCGCGGGCACCATGCACAGCCCGGCGGTCAGCACGCTGAGCTCGAATCCGTAGCCGGTGCTCTTGGGCATCTGCAACTGCTGCGTGGTCGCGAGCATGTTCGCGAACATCGCGAATCCGACGATCATCGACGCGATGTTCGTCAGCAGGACCGGACGCCGCGCCGAGGTGCGCAGATTCACCATGGGGTCGGTGACCCTCAGCTGGTAGGGAATCCAGATCGCGAGCACCACCGCCGCGAGCACGAAGCACCCGACGGTGCGCCCGCTGCCCCAGCCCCACGACCCGCCCTTCGAGATGCCCAGCAGCAGTGCGGTGAGCGCGACGGACAGGATGATCGCACCGAGGAAGTCGAAACGCCCCGGTGTGCGGACCTTCGATTCCGGGACCACGAGGGCGACCGCCGTGAGCAGCAGGGCGCCGGCCGCCGCCGAGATCCAGAAGATCGCGTGCCACCCGAGGTGGGCGTAGATGACGCCGGCGAGCGGCAGCCCCAAGGCGCTGCCCATACCGAGTGTCGCGCTCATCAGCGCGGTCGCCGCCGGAACCTTCTCCCGCGGCAGCTCGTCACGCAGGATTCCGATTCCCACCGCGATGAGCGACGACGCGAACCCCTGCATGCCGCGCCCGATGAGCACAGTCACGAAGGTGCCGCCGATCGCGGCGAGCAGCGAGCCGCTCACCATCACCGTCATCGACACGAGCATCATCCGCTTCTTGCCGACCATGTCCGCGAGGCGCGAGACGATCGGGGTGGCCACCGCCGCGGTGAGCAGCGTGATCGTGACCAGCCAGAACGCGTTGTCGGCACTGATGTCGAGGATGTGGCGCAGGTCCGGAAGCAGCGGGACCACCAGCGTCTGCTGCAGCGAGACGAGTGTTCCGCAGAGACACAGCACCGCGGTGATCAGGGCACTGGACCGACTCGGACCGGCCTGCTCCCGAGGAAGAGCGGTGGTGCTGGGGCGTGCTGCCAATGGATCATCTCCGAACGTGCGGGCGCGGCGGCCGGCCGTCGACGGACGGCCTCCGGAACAACCACGGTGAATGGGCGTTCACCGTGGAGTGAACACCCATTCACCGCGCGCGGGCAAATCGCCGTCCCACTCCCAGGGAGATGTGATCGAGTCGTCAGCGGCGCGTGAACTCGCCCGCGTCGGCCCACCGGCGGCGCTCGTCGGCGAACGCGAGTGCCTGCGTTGCCCGGAACGCCCCGATCGACGCCTCGTTGTCCGCGAGGAACTCCTCGTGGTCCGCCAACGAGAAGCTGCCGTCGGCGATCTCGATCCCGCCGGGCCCGCGGCCGGCCGCGAGATCGGCCCGCAGCTCGAGCAGTTCGTCCGGCTCCACCGGGTACCAGGAAATCCGATCGAAGCAGCGCAACAGCCACGGCGTCCCGTCCTCGAACGGCCCCGACGACTGCGGATGGCGGTGGTTCCACACCTGCGTCGTGCGGCCGACGAACTGGTAGCCGCCCGGCCCCTCCATGCCGTAGATGCACAGGTACGCGCCGCCGATGCCCACCGCGTTCTCCGGCGTCCAGGTGCGGGCCGGGTTGTACTTGGTGGTCACCAGGCGGTGCCGCGGGTCGAGCGGGGTGGCCACCGGCGCACCCAGGTAGACATCGCCCAACCCGAGGACCATGTAGTCGGCACCGAAGACCGTGTCGAAGACGTCGTTCACCGAGTCCAGGCCGTTCATCCGGCGGATGAACTCGATGTTCCACGGGCACCACGGCGCGTCGGCGCGGACACCGTGCATGTACCGCGCGATGGCCTCGCGGGTGGCCGGGTCGTCCCACGACAGCGGCATCCGCACCGTCCGGCTGGGCACCACCAGTTCGTTCGCGGCGGGTATTCCGTCCTCGGCCTCGGCGAGGAGCCCGAGCAGCGTCGGCACCGGCAGGACGTCGGGGTCGACCCGCACCTGCAACGACCGGACGCCGGGCGTCAGGTCGAGCAGACCGTCGGGCCGCTCCGCGGCGAGCCGCCGGTGCAGTGCGTGCACGCGGGCCCGCAGCGCCAGGTCGAGGGTCATGTCGCCGTACTCGACGAGGACGTTGTCGTCACCCGAGCGGCGATAGGTGACCGCGGTGTCCCCGTCCCGGCGGGCGATGACGCCGTCGTCGCCGTCTCCGCCGGTCGAGAGCACCGCCGGGAGCGACGCGCGCCGTCCCGTCCCGAGCTCACGCTTCGACGCCGCCCGCGCGGACCGCACCGGCACGAACCGCACCGTGTTGCCGGGCGCGAGCTGACCGAGCTTCCACCGGTCGGAGGCGACGACCGTCACCGGACACACGAACCCACCGAGGCTGGGCCCGTCGGGTCCCAGCAGGATCGGGGTGTCGCCCGTGAAGTCCAGCGCGCCGACCGAGTACGCGTTGTCGTGGATGTTCGACGGATGCAGCCCCGCCTCGCCGCCGTCGGGACGGGCCCAGTCCGGTCTGGGGCCGGTGAGCCGCACGCCGGTGCGGTCGGAGTTGAAGTGCACCTCGTAGTCGGTGCGGTTCAGCGTGTCGATGTCGGTGCGGGTGAAGAACTCCGGGGCGCCGTGCGGACCCTCGGTCACCGCGATCTCCCAGCGGTCCGACAGCGCCGGAACCGCGTCGGACGGGACCGGTCCCGCCACCGCCGGTGCGTCACCGAGCGCCAGCACGTCACCCTCACGGAGGGCGCGCCCGTCGAGGCCGCCGAATCGACCGAGCGTGAACGTCGAAGCGCTGCCGAGGAACTCGGGGACGTCGAGTCCGCCCGCGACGAGCACGTAGATCCGCAGCCCCGGGCCCGACACCGCGCCGACGTCGAGCGCTCCCCCGGCGGGGACGCGGACCGGGCGCCACTGCGGGACGACGGCGCCGTCGACGGTGACCCGGGTGGGTGCCCCGGTGACGCACACGGCGGTGGGCCCGTCGAAGCGCAGCGCCGGTCCGGCCATGAGGGCCTCGAATCCCGCCGCGCCCTCCGGGTTTCCGAGGGCGACGTTGCCGAGGCGGAACGACAGGTCGTCCATCGGCCCCGACGGCGGCACCCCGATCTGCCAGTACCCGGTCCGGCCCGGGTAGTCCTGGACGGTGGTGGCCATGCCCGGGCGCAGGACGGTGCACTTGGCGGTCACGGTCGCACCTCCCTCGGCCGGGTGACGATCATGCGGACGGCGGTGGGGTCGAAGCCGTTGCACGGGTTGTTGATCTGCGGGCAGTTCGACACCAGCACCAGTGCATCGACTTCGGCGCGCAGCGCCAGCCGCTTGCCCGGTGCGGACAGCCCGTCGACGATGCCGAGCGCGCCGTCCGGGTCGACGGGGACGTTCATGAAGAAGTTGATGTTCGAGACCAGATCACGCTTGCCGAGACCCCAGCGCGCGCCCTCGGCCAGGAAGTTCTCCACGCACGCGTGCTGGTGCCTGGTGTGGTGCCCGTACCGCAGCGTGTTCGATTCCTGCGAGCAGGCGCCGCCGACGGTGTCGTGGTTGCCGACCTCGTCGGCGACGATCGTCATGAGCGGGTCACCGTCGTCGCAGCGCAGCACGCTGCCGGTGGTCAGGAACAGGTTGCGCTGCCCCACGACCGTCGCGGCCGTGGAGTAGCGCCGGGAGTGGTCGCCGGCGGCGTAGATCAGCGTGTCGACGGCCTGGTTGCCGCACAGATCCACGATGGTCAGGACGTCGCCGGCGGCGACGACCGCAGACCAGGGGCCGCGCGGGGCCACGGTCTCGTCGAGGACGACCTCGCCCGAGACGAGGGCCGGGTCGTGGGCGGCGGGAGGCAGGGTGGTCATCGCGCATCCTTTCCTTCGAGCAGTGCGGCGCCGTGCAACGCGGCCCAGGCGTCCTCGGTGTTGAGGACGGCCCGGCGGTACTCGGGATCGCCGGCGGGGAGAGTGTCGAGTTCGTCGGGCGCGGACCACGCGAGCACCTCGAGCGAGGTCGTCGCGAAGTCCGGGGCCGGGTCGAGTGGGTGGGCGGTGTTGGCGATCAGCACGATCACCGGCAGGTGCAGCAGCAGGTCCACGTACACGCCCGCTCCGGCGGTTCCGGTGCTGGTCAGAGCCCCGTCCGGCGCGACCCGTACGCCGTGGAAGAACGACGGCGACGGCGGCAGGTCCCGCGGCTGCAGGTCGTGCTTCGCGCCGGCAACGGTGAACAGCGCACGGCCTGCGGGCGACGCCGAGTGCGGTGCCCCGGCCCCGTACTTCTCCAGGTTCGCGGCCACACTCGTGGTCCCGCACAGCGCGTCGTGGTGACCCGAGGTGTCGGCGACGACGGTGGCCAGGACGCGGCCGGCGTCGGAGAGCAGCGGGTGCCCGATGCCCAGATAGGCCTGCCAGGGGACCTTGACGGTGTCGGCGACGTTGAGGCGCTCCCACGGCGCGTCGGCGCGGTGCAGAAGCAGGTTCGCGCACGCGTTGCCGTCCAGGTCGCGCAGCCGCAGTCGGGTGCCACGGTCCAGCACCTTCGAGGTGTAGCGGCCGCCGGGAACCGTTTCTGCCCAGACGAGCCGGTCGGCGACGACGCCCGCAGGCGGGGTCGGCCAGGTTGCGGCGGGTACCACCGGCATCGCGTCGGTTCCTGTTCCTGCCTGCGCCCGGGCATGCGCTCGGGCGGTCCCGGTCGTGGAGGTGTCGGTCGACGGGTCGGCCAGCTTGCTGGTGGTCACATCAGGCTCCAATCGTGACGGGGTTCGGGATGCGCTCGGCGCGGGACGAGTAGCAGGCGGCACCGGCGAGGACCACGGCGAGGACAGTGAGCGGGGCGGCCCACTGGAGAATCGGGTATTCGCCTGTGGGATTGAAGATCTCGGCACGCGGCCAGGACAGGTTCACGACCATGAGAGCCCCGTATGCGACGGCGGCGACGTTGACCGGGATCGCGAACACGCCGAGCGAGAACAGCTTTCGCCCGTCAGCGTCGACACCGGGTCCGCCCGACGGCCGTGCGGACAGGCGCCGCACCAACAGAGGCACCGTCACCATGAGGTACGCCAGGTAGATCAGCACGATGCACACGCTCGATAGGGTCGCGAATATCGCCGAGTTTCCGACGTTGACCGCGAGGACACCGATGCAGAGCAGGCCGATCAGCACGCTCGGCGCGATGGGAGTCCCCGTGCGGCGGTTGACCCGGGAGAGCATCTCGCTCGCGGGCAGTCGGCCGTCGCGGGCCATCGAGAACATCAGTCGCGACGCCGCGGTCTGGATCGCGAGCGTGCAGACGAACACCGCGATCGCGACGTCGACGAGCAGAACGGTCCCCCACGGCGAACCGAGGATCGAGGTCAGCACGTACGGCAGACCCTCGGTGGCCAGGCGGCCGTCGGTGAGGCTGGGGGCCGCCATCAGCGCCCCGACGATCATCAGACCGCCGCCGAGCGCCGAGACCGACAGCGCGAGCCGGATCGTCCGTGGCGCCACCTGGCGCGGGTTGTGGGTCTCCTCGGCGAGTTCACCGGCGGAGCCGAAGCCGACCATGACGTACGCGGCCATCAGACCCGACACGATCCAGGCCCAGATGTAGCCGGGCTGCGAACCGGCGACCCCAGTGTCGAACACCACCTCGGGACCACGCTGCGCATGGGTGAGGAACATGCCGATCACCGCGACCACACCCACGATCTCGCAGGTGACGCCGATGCTGTTGATCCGCGACATCCAGTTGACGCCGATGCAGTTGATGGTGGTGGTCGCCACCAACAGGATCGAGCCGAGCAGGACGGCGTTGGCAGCGCCGCTCGGTGACGTCAGCGCCGGATCGTCGCCGATCACCTGGAATCCGCTCCAGATCGACGGCAGCACCACCTGGAGGGCGATCGCCGCGGCGGCAGCGGTGACGATCTGCGCGATGATCATGAACCAACCCGCGAACCAGCCGACGATCTCGCCGCCCAGGCGGCGCGACCACTGGTAGATGGCGCCGGAGATCGGATAGCGGGCCGCCAGTTCGGCGAAGCACAGCGCCACCATGAACTGCCCGAGGAAGACGACGGGCCAGGTCCAGAAGAACGCCGGACCCGCGAAACCGAAACCCAGACCGAACAATTGGAAGATCGTGGTGAGAATGGAGACGAACGAGAAGCCGGCCGCGAACGAGCCGAACTTCCCGAGGGAGCGGTGCAACTGCTGTTCGTAGCCGAACTCGGCCAGGTCGCCCCGGTCGTTCGACGCCGTCGTCACGGTGGCCGTCATGAACCCTCCTGCGGGAGATGGAGATCGTCACCTTCCGGGGAATCCCGGGGCACTGGTTTCTGTCAGTCGATAGTTTTCCGAGCGGAACGACACGCCCGATGTCGTGCAGGTTGCGATCGTGGGTCCGGACCGGCCGTTCCGGTTGCGAACGCATGTCACCGGTTACACGCGGGTGACCGGCCGCTCACACCCGCAGGTGGAGCCGAATGGCGCTGCGCCACTTTCCTGTAAGGATGGGTGCATGACGACGACGGGTTCCGGTCGGCCACGGCTGTCCATGCGCAAGCGCCCGGGCGCGACCGCACGCGAGGAGATCCTCGACGCCGCGGCCGAGCTGTTCACGACGCGCGGGTTCACCGGCACGTCCACGCGGATGATCGCCGACGCCGTCGGGATCCGGCAGGCGTCGATGTATCACCACTTCGCGACCAAGGACGACATTCTCGCGGCGCTGCTGCTCGGCACGGTCACGGCACCCGTCGAGTGCGCCGAGCGGCTGCGCGAAGCCTGCGACGACCCGATCGTCCGCGTCTACGCCCTCGCGCTGTTCGACGCCGGCCAACTCGCCGACTCCCGATGGAATCTCGGCGCCCTGTACCTGCTGCCCGAGGTGACGACCGAACGCTTCGCCGAGTTCCGCGCGCTGCGC
This genomic stretch from Prescottella soli harbors:
- a CDS encoding amino acid permease, translated to MTATVTTASNDRGDLAEFGYEQQLHRSLGKFGSFAAGFSFVSILTTIFQLFGLGFGFAGPAFFWTWPVVFLGQFMVALCFAELAARYPISGAIYQWSRRLGGEIVGWFAGWFMIIAQIVTAAAAAIALQVVLPSIWSGFQVIGDDPALTSPSGAANAVLLGSILLVATTTINCIGVNWMSRINSIGVTCEIVGVVAVIGMFLTHAQRGPEVVFDTGVAGSQPGYIWAWIVSGLMAAYVMVGFGSAGELAEETHNPRQVAPRTIRLALSVSALGGGLMIVGALMAAPSLTDGRLATEGLPYVLTSILGSPWGTVLLVDVAIAVFVCTLAIQTAASRLMFSMARDGRLPASEMLSRVNRRTGTPIAPSVLIGLLCIGVLAVNVGNSAIFATLSSVCIVLIYLAYLMVTVPLLVRRLSARPSGGPGVDADGRKLFSLGVFAIPVNVAAVAYGALMVVNLSWPRAEIFNPTGEYPILQWAAPLTVLAVVLAGAACYSSRAERIPNPVTIGA
- a CDS encoding urea amidolyase associated protein UAAP1, which produces MTTSKLADPSTDTSTTGTARAHARAQAGTGTDAMPVVPAATWPTPPAGVVADRLVWAETVPGGRYTSKVLDRGTRLRLRDLDGNACANLLLHRADAPWERLNVADTVKVPWQAYLGIGHPLLSDAGRVLATVVADTSGHHDALCGTTSVAANLEKYGAGAPHSASPAGRALFTVAGAKHDLQPRDLPPSPSFFHGVRVAPDGALTSTGTAGAGVYVDLLLHLPVIVLIANTAHPLDPAPDFATTSLEVLAWSAPDELDTLPAGDPEYRRAVLNTEDAWAALHGAALLEGKDAR
- a CDS encoding urea amidolyase associated protein UAAP2, producing MTTLPPAAHDPALVSGEVVLDETVAPRGPWSAVVAAGDVLTIVDLCGNQAVDTLIYAAGDHSRRYSTAATVVGQRNLFLTTGSVLRCDDGDPLMTIVADEVGNHDTVGGACSQESNTLRYGHHTRHQHACVENFLAEGARWGLGKRDLVSNINFFMNVPVDPDGALGIVDGLSAPGKRLALRAEVDALVLVSNCPQINNPCNGFDPTAVRMIVTRPREVRP
- a CDS encoding MFS transporter; its protein translation is MAARPSTTALPREQAGPSRSSALITAVLCLCGTLVSLQQTLVVPLLPDLRHILDISADNAFWLVTITLLTAAVATPIVSRLADMVGKKRMMLVSMTVMVSGSLLAAIGGTFVTVLIGRGMQGFASSLIAVGIGILRDELPREKVPAATALMSATLGMGSALGLPLAGVIYAHLGWHAIFWISAAAGALLLTAVALVVPESKVRTPGRFDFLGAIILSVALTALLLGISKGGSWGWGSGRTVGCFVLAAVVLAIWIPYQLRVTDPMVNLRTSARRPVLLTNIASMIVGFAMFANMLATTQQLQMPKSTGYGFELSVLTAGLCMVPAGLSMVVFSPLSAKITTRFGARITLITGALILAAAYVIRFSFNGSIALIILGAMVVNVGTAITYSAMPILIMQSVPITETAASNGLNSLLRSIGTSTSSAVVTAVLTAMTIDIAGVHLPTLDAFRTVFAVACGMALLAAAVAWFIPRMSRSVRVSTVVETAAEARVETAS
- a CDS encoding TetR/AcrR family transcriptional regulator, coding for MTTTGSGRPRLSMRKRPGATAREEILDAAAELFTTRGFTGTSTRMIADAVGIRQASMYHHFATKDDILAALLLGTVTAPVECAERLREACDDPIVRVYALALFDAGQLADSRWNLGALYLLPEVTTERFAEFRALRDHLMAHYRAFAQDARDSIGGTDCGPGTTELPFRLVEATISARSDATAHGTTSALTRHTIAAAALHALGWTGPTDPVATRATELLDRVAESCPQPTE
- a CDS encoding 5-oxoprolinase/urea amidolyase family protein, encoding MTAKCTVLRPGMATTVQDYPGRTGYWQIGVPPSGPMDDLSFRLGNVALGNPEGAAGFEALMAGPALRFDGPTAVCVTGAPTRVTVDGAVVPQWRPVRVPAGGALDVGAVSGPGLRIYVLVAGGLDVPEFLGSASTFTLGRFGGLDGRALREGDVLALGDAPAVAGPVPSDAVPALSDRWEIAVTEGPHGAPEFFTRTDIDTLNRTDYEVHFNSDRTGVRLTGPRPDWARPDGGEAGLHPSNIHDNAYSVGALDFTGDTPILLGPDGPSLGGFVCPVTVVASDRWKLGQLAPGNTVRFVPVRSARAASKRELGTGRRASLPAVLSTGGDGDDGVIARRDGDTAVTYRRSGDDNVLVEYGDMTLDLALRARVHALHRRLAAERPDGLLDLTPGVRSLQVRVDPDVLPVPTLLGLLAEAEDGIPAANELVVPSRTVRMPLSWDDPATREAIARYMHGVRADAPWCPWNIEFIRRMNGLDSVNDVFDTVFGADYMVLGLGDVYLGAPVATPLDPRHRLVTTKYNPARTWTPENAVGIGGAYLCIYGMEGPGGYQFVGRTTQVWNHRHPQSSGPFEDGTPWLLRCFDRISWYPVEPDELLELRADLAAGRGPGGIEIADGSFSLADHEEFLADNEASIGAFRATQALAFADERRRWADAGEFTRR